In one Melopsittacus undulatus isolate bMelUnd1 chromosome 4, bMelUnd1.mat.Z, whole genome shotgun sequence genomic region, the following are encoded:
- the ATG9A gene encoding autophagy-related protein 9A — protein sequence MAHFETQYQRLESSSTESPPGGGDLLVHVPEGAKSPWHHIENLDLFFSRVYNLHQKNGFTCMLIGEIFELMQFIFVVAFTTFLISCVDYDILFANKAVNHSQHPSEPIKVTLPDAFLSPDVCSARIQANSFLICILVIAGVFWIHRLVKFIYNICCYWEIHSFYINALKIPMSTLPYYTWQEVQARIVQIQKEHQICIHKKELTELDIYHRILRFKNYMVAMVNKSLLPIRFRLPLLGDTVFYTRGLKYNFELIFFWGPGSLFENEWSLKAEYKRAGNRLELAEKLSTRILWIGIANFLLCPLILIWQILYAFFSYTEILKREPGSLGARCWSLYGRCYLRHFNELDHELHSRLSKGYKPASKYMNCFISPLLTIVAKNVAFFAGSILAVLIALTIYDEDVLAVEHVLTTVTLLGVGITVCRSFIPDQHLVFCPEQLLRVILAHIHYMPDHWQGNAHRYETRDEFAQLFQYKAVFILEELLSPIITPLILIICLRPKSLDIVDFFRNFTVEVVGVGDTCSFAQMDVRQHGHPAWMSAGKTEASIYQQAEDGKTELSLMHFAITNPKWQPPRESTAFIGFLKERVHRDSSVALAQQAVLPENALFSSIQSLQSESEPHSLIANVIAGSSALGFHMGRDGQASRHLSEVASALRSFSPLQSAQQPPSGFQTAGRDGEGAQPRGASAMTASGADARTVSSGSSAWEGQLQSMILSEYASTEMSLHALYMHELHKQQAQLEPERHTWHRRESDESGESAHEEVDTQRGAPVPIPRSASYPFSSSRQPAEETATLQTGFQRRYGGITDPGTVHRAPSHFSRLPLGGWAEDGQSARHPEPVPEESSEDELPPQIHKV from the exons ATGGCCCACTTCGAGACCCAGTACCAGCGCCTGGAGAGTTCCTCCACCGAGTCCCCGCCCGGCGGCGGCGACCTGCTCGTCCACGTCCCCGAGGGCGCCAAGT CTCCGTGGCATCACATCGAGAACCTGGACCTCTTCTTCTCTCGC GTCTATAACCTGCATCAGAAGAATGGCTTCACTTGCATGCTCATTGGAGAGATCTTTGAGCTCAT GCAGTTCATCTTTGTGGTGGCATTCACCACCTTTCTTATCAGCTGTGTTGATTACGACATTCTTTTTGCCAACAAAGCAGTAAATCACAGCCAGCATCCCAGTGAACCCATTAAGGTGACTCTGCCAGATGCTTTCCTGTCTCCAGATGTCTGCAGTGCAAG AATCCAGGCAAACAGCTTCCTCATCTGCATCCTGGTGATAGCTGGGGTTTTCTGGATCCACCGACTCGTCAAGTTTATCTACAACATTTGCTGCTACTGGGAGATTCACTCTTTCTACATCAATGCCTTGAAAATCCCCATG TCCACCCTGCCATACTACACGTGGCAGGAGGTGCAGGCTCGCATCGTGCAGATCCAGAAGGAGCACCAGATCTGCATCCACAAGAAGGAGCTGACGGAGCTGGACATTTACCACCGCATCCTCCGCTTCAAGAACTACATGGTGGCCATGGTGAACAAGTCACTGCTGCCTATCCGCTTCCGCCTGCCCCTGCTGGGAGACACCGTCTTCTACACACGGGGGCTCAAGTACAACTTTGAGCTCATCTTCTTCTGGGGGCCTGGTTCCCTCTTTGAGAACGAGTGGAGCCTGAAGGCTGAGTACAAGCGGGCTGGGAACCGCCTAGAGCTGGCTGAGAAGCTCAGCACTCGCATCCTCTGGATTGGCATTGCTAacttcctcctctgccccctCATCCTCATCTGGCAGATCCTCTACGCCTTCTTTAGCTACACAGAGATCCTGAAGCGGGAGCCGGGTAGCCTGGGTGCCCGCTGCTGGTCTCTCTACGGCCGCTGTTACCTCCGTCACTTCAATGAGCTGGACCATGAACTGCACTCACGCCTCAGCAAAGGGTACAAGCCAGCTTCCAAGTACATGAACTGCTTTATCTCCCCGCTCCTCACCATCGTGGCCAAGAATGTGGCCTTCTTTGCTGGCTccatcctggctgtgctcaTCGCTCTCACCATCTATGATGAGGATGTGCTGGCGGTGGAGCACGTTCTCACCACGGTCACCCTGCTTGGGGTGGGCATCACAGTGTGCAG GTCTTTCATCCCTGACCAGCATCTGGTATtttgcccagagcagctgctgcgAGTCATCCTGGCACACATCCACTACATGCCTGACCACTGGCAGGGCAATGCCCACCGCTATGAAACCAGGGACGAGTTTGCCCAGCTCTTCCAGTACAAAGCG GTCTTCATACTGGAGGAGCTCCTGAGCCCCATCATTACACCCCTGATCCTCATCATCTGCCTGCGACCCAAGTCCTTGGACATTGTGGACTTCTTCCGCAACTTCACTGTGGAGGTGGTGGGTGTGGGTGACACCTGCTCCTTTGCCCAGATGGACGTGCGCCAGCATGGCCACCCCGCG TGGATGTCAGCAGGAAAGACGGAGGCCTCCATTTACCAGCAGGCTGAGGATGGCAAGACAGAGCTGTCCCTCATGCACTTTGCCATCACCAACCCCAAGTGGCAGCCACCCCGCGAGAGCACGGCCTTCATTGGCTTCCTGAAGGAGCGGGTGCACCGGGACAGCAGTGTAGCACTGGCTCAGCAAGCTGTGCTCCCTGAAAATGCCCTCTTCAGCTCCATCCAGTCCTTGCAGTCGGAGTCAGAG ccacacagcctgATTGCCAATGTAATAGCAGGCTCCTCAGCACTGGGCTTCCACATGGGCCGGGACGGACAGGCCTCCCGCCACCTCTCCGAAGTGGCCTCGGCCCTGCgctccttctcccctctccagTCTGCCCAGCAACCTCCCAGTGGCTTCCAGACAGcaggaagggatggagagggagcCCAGCCTCGTGGCGCCAGTGCCATGACAGCCTCTGG TGCTGATGCAAGGACTGTGAGCTCAGGGAGCAGCGCCTGGGAGGGTCAGCTGCAGAGTATGATCCTGTCGGAGTATGCCTCCACCGAGATGAGTCTCCACGCACTCTACATGCATGAG CTGCACAAGCAGCAAGCTCAGCTGGAGCCTGAGCGGCACACTTGGCACCGTCGTGAGAGCGATGAGAGCGGGGAGAGTGCCCATGAGGAGGTGGACACTCAGCGTGGTGCCCCCGTCCCCATCCCTCGCTCTGCCAGCTACCCCTTCTCCTCATCGCGGCAGCCTGCTGAGGAGACAGCCACGCTGCAGACTGGCTTCCAGCGGCGATATGGTGGCATCACAG ACCCAGGCACAGTACACAGAGCCCCATCACACTTCTCCCGCCTCCCTCTGGGAGGCTGGGCTGAGGACGGGCAGTCAGCAAGACACCCAGAGCCTGTACCAGAGGAGAGCTCAGAGGATGAGCTTCCACCACAGATCCACAAG GTATAG